From Brochothrix thermosphacta DSM 20171 = FSL F6-1036, a single genomic window includes:
- a CDS encoding phage baseplate upper protein produces MVVKKIKFNHLDVNADLKPLSDLNVEFYDQDINTSVLRFKLTYFEKGIDLSSKKINTYIFLVAEDGSKVSDYLAVFNETEGIVSYTIPKDFLKHTGRVRGQVYLYQQDNIIVTREFSFMIKASLVNSFSSETKVEYIKTFDDLETVVKSKVIAIEEAIKGGTDYVSQMIETVKNGEKIITDVSNNAITTVTTKTDTLLQTIADNNVALKKDTYIYTDGNGFSREVSKGETDWYRITDAGNYSITKEEMSINAPPKGDSFNLIVNTSSPSLRDLTAVNSVSGAIYTNVLSSSGWSGWKQLLRDVDTSHWQKQATTNEDGTSINISGYNLLDVEDIKNFDGYVTSALNAPINITSGYVKRKYRSGYIEIVFAPHSGKQVYRNSYNAAAKVWVGWEKNVNASELAELKGTDTGWQPLKLINGVTASVAPMYRLYSNNNIYSLSFKGTMNAFTNRDTVIAKLPSTVIEKLDRSLTFLCLTSVNASTARFNRWIVELNGDVKFTASNYNTDGSSGAWNPLDITLTI; encoded by the coding sequence ATGGTAGTAAAAAAAATAAAATTTAATCATCTTGATGTGAACGCTGACTTAAAACCATTATCAGATTTAAATGTTGAGTTCTATGATCAAGATATAAATACTTCAGTGTTGCGTTTTAAATTAACTTATTTTGAAAAAGGGATAGACTTATCTTCAAAAAAAATTAATACGTACATTTTTTTAGTGGCGGAAGATGGTAGCAAAGTAAGTGATTATTTAGCTGTATTTAATGAAACAGAAGGTATTGTCAGCTATACAATTCCCAAAGACTTTTTAAAACATACAGGGCGTGTAAGAGGACAAGTTTATCTTTATCAACAAGATAATATTATAGTAACCCGTGAGTTCTCATTTATGATTAAAGCTAGTTTAGTTAATAGTTTTAGCTCTGAAACAAAGGTTGAGTATATTAAAACTTTTGATGATTTAGAAACAGTTGTCAAAAGTAAAGTGATTGCCATTGAAGAAGCAATTAAAGGTGGAACAGATTATGTGTCACAAATGATTGAAACAGTAAAAAATGGAGAAAAAATCATCACTGATGTATCTAACAATGCGATTACGACCGTTACAACTAAAACTGATACGTTATTACAAACAATTGCAGATAATAATGTCGCTTTGAAAAAAGATACCTATATTTACACAGATGGAAATGGTTTTAGCAGAGAAGTTTCTAAAGGAGAAACTGATTGGTATAGAATTACGGATGCAGGTAATTATAGTATTACAAAAGAGGAAATGTCGATAAATGCGCCACCTAAAGGCGATTCTTTTAATCTTATTGTAAATACAAGCTCGCCATCATTACGTGATTTAACAGCAGTGAACTCTGTGTCCGGTGCTATATACACAAATGTGTTGTCAAGTAGTGGTTGGAGCGGATGGAAGCAACTGTTGAGAGATGTGGATACGAGCCATTGGCAAAAACAAGCAACAACAAACGAAGATGGAACTTCCATCAATATTTCAGGCTATAATTTACTTGATGTTGAGGACATCAAAAATTTTGATGGTTATGTTACAAGTGCCTTAAACGCTCCTATAAATATAACTTCAGGATACGTTAAACGTAAATACCGTAGCGGGTATATTGAAATTGTATTTGCACCACATTCAGGGAAACAGGTTTATCGTAATTCTTATAACGCAGCTGCAAAAGTTTGGGTAGGATGGGAAAAAAATGTCAATGCATCTGAATTAGCTGAACTAAAAGGTACAGATACAGGTTGGCAACCTTTAAAATTAATTAATGGTGTAACTGCATCGGTAGCACCTATGTATCGATTGTATAGTAACAATAATATTTATTCGCTCAGTTTTAAGGGAACTATGAATGCATTTACAAATAGAGATACTGTCATCGCCAAATTACCATCAACTGTGATAGAAAAACTGGATAGATCGCTTACATTCCTCTGTCTTACGTCTGTTAATGCAAGTACAGCCAGATTTAATCGCTGGATTGTAGAGTTAAATGGA